CTACGGTCCCTGCATGCCCTCCGAACGTCGCGATGTCACCGCCGGCCTGCCCGGTAAGCGGATGGCCGCCGGACTGCCCGCGCCACGGATGGCGCTCGCAGCGTTGACGGGTAGCGAGACTAACGCCACGCCGGCCGCGCGGGCCGCGTTGCACGCCGTGGCGGCCCGCGCCCAGGCCCGCCTCGGGCGTGAAGCGGCCTGCGCCGCCCACCTCGCCGTCGCGGAACGGCAGCTTGCCCGTAGCCGAGCGGGCGAGGAACCGCCGTGGATCCGGTACTTCACCGCGGCCTACCTGGCCGACGAACTCGCCCATTGCTTCCACGATCTGGGCCAGCCCCGGCAGACGCAACGGCACCTCGGCGCAGCCCTCGCCGGGCTTCGTCCGTCGCACGTGCGCCGGCTCGCGATCGACACCGCGCTGCTCGCCTCGTCGCTGGCAACGGCCGGGCGGATTGACGAAGCCTGCGCGACAGCGCGCACTGCCGTCGACCACGCTGCCGCGACCTTGTCTCACCGCTGCGTGCAACGCATCGTCGACGTCCAGGTCGACCTCGATCCGTACCGGGGCGAGCCGGAAGTACAGGAACTCGGCGAGTACGTCCGACACCGGCTGCCGGCAGCGGCGGTGTAGTCGTCAGCCGGCAGCCACCGCGGCGATCAACGACCGGTAGTGAGCAAGCTCTGCTTCCAACGCTCAGGCAGCATGAGCCGAGGTGGCGACATAGTGCCCGACTCCGTCGAGCAGCAGCAGTTCGTGCGGCACGCCCCGGTCCTGCAACTCACCGGCGAGTTCCCGTACGTCGTCGGCGGTCGCCACGTCGTCGGCGGTGCCGTGGATCATCAGGACGGGTCGTCGGATGTCCGCGGCGTGAACTCGCCCGGCACCACCGCGTAGCCGGGTCGAGTGTGCGCGCTGGAATCGAGGCACGGTTTCCGCCCAACGCTCGGAATCGACGATCGCCGACACTGCGGTCGCCGCGGCGAACGGACCGTCCTGGGTCACCGCATGTATCGCGGTGTACCCGCCTGCGCTGGCCCCGCGAATGAACACCTTGCCCGGGACCGCGCGGCCCTCGGCCAGCAGATATTCGGCGACGGCGCGGCAGTCCACCACGTCGTCGATGCCCCAACGGCCGTAGATAGCCTGCCGAAATGCCCGCCCGTACCCGGTGCTTCCGGTGTAGTCGACGTCGACGACAGCGAACCCTTGGCTCGTGAAGAACTGCGCCTGCCAGTCCAGCCGCACCAGGCAGGAAGCCGTCGGCCCAGGGTGTGCCCGCACGATGACGGGCGCATGCCAGTCCGGCGCCGCCCCGGTCGGCGGATATATCAGCGCCACCACCTCCCGGCTGCCCTCAACCGGGATCCGCAGCTCCACCGGCGTCGACACCGCCAGCCCGTCCAGCCCTGGATGCTCGGCCTGGGCCAACACCTCCACACGCGGCTCGTCGCCCACGTGCACGAGCGCCACCTGCGGCGCCACCTGCGGCGACGACCCCACCAAGGCCACCGACGCATCGCCCACCGCGAGGTACGGCTTGATCGACGTGTACGGCAGCTTCACCGGCGTGATCGTTCCCGATCGATCAACCACGGTCAGGCGGTGGCGCGGTCCCTCCTGCACCACCATCACAATGCGGCCATCAGCGAGGAAGCCGTACGAGGCGTAGCCCAGCTCCCACGGCTCTGCCGCGCACTCCGCCGCCATCGGCGCGACCGGCTCGACCGATTCCCCGTCCCACCGGTAGAGGTTCCACCAACCGCTGCGATCTGACGCGAAGTACAGGGCGGCGTCCGGCCCCCACCGCGGCTCCACCACCGACTCCGCCGGCCCGCCTGCGAGCTTCACCGGATCGCCGAGCGAGCCGCCAGCACCATAGGGTGCTACCCACAGCTCGCTCGCGTCCCATGGCATGTCCCGCTCACTCCACCGCAACCAAGCCAACATTCCTGCGCCAGTTCGCGGGGCGCCGAAGAAGCCCGACGTCTCCGCAAGCACCCGCAGCACCGGGGCACCGACGAGCGGAACCGCCACCAAGGCATCGCCGTCGTCGGTCTCCCGTACACCGAGTAGCTCGCCGTCACCGATCGTCAGGTCACCGAACGACGACGAGTCCTCCACAACGAGGCTGACGTCGCCCCCGTTCACCCGGTAGAGACCGTTCGCACCGGCGCACCACGCCTCGTCGCTGCTTGCGGCATATGTACCACCACCGTAGGCGTGCACA
The nucleotide sequence above comes from Micromonospora sp. NBC_00389. Encoded proteins:
- a CDS encoding S9 family peptidase; this encodes MTSSVHAYGGGTYAASSDEAWCAGANGLYRVNGGDVSLVVEDSSSFGDLTIGDGELLGVRETDDGDALVAVPLVGAPVLRVLAETSGFFGAPRTGAGMLAWLRWSERDMPWDASELWVAPYGAGGSLGDPVKLAGGPAESVVEPRWGPDAALYFASDRSGWWNLYRWDGESVEPVAPMAAECAAEPWELGYASYGFLADGRIVMVVQEGPRHRLTVVDRSGTITPVKLPYTSIKPYLAVGDASVALVGSSPQVAPQVALVHVGDEPRVEVLAQAEHPGLDGLAVSTPVELRIPVEGSREVVALIYPPTGAAPDWHAPVIVRAHPGPTASCLVRLDWQAQFFTSQGFAVVDVDYTGSTGYGRAFRQAIYGRWGIDDVVDCRAVAEYLLAEGRAVPGKVFIRGASAGGYTAIHAVTQDGPFAAATAVSAIVDSERWAETVPRFQRAHSTRLRGGAGRVHAADIRRPVLMIHGTADDVATADDVRELAGELQDRGVPHELLLLDGVGHYVATSAHAA